The DNA window ggtggcgtcgccgccggaggccggaggcggaggctgaCCTGACggtgctgccgccggcggcgttcTACCCCGTCGACTGGAACAAGATCGGCGGGCTGTTCGTTGCACCCAAGGACAGGAAGGGCGAGAGGTGGGTGAAGGCCAAGGTTGAGAGCATCAAAGGTGAGAGCTTTGGCATCCATCTGTGGAACAGGGAGAGCAGGAGCCTGGAAATGGAGGAGGGCAGTGTGATTGGAAGGTTACTCTCAGACAGCTGCTTGTTCTGCAATTCCTCCATGTTTGCAAAGTATGAATAGTTGCACAAATGCAAAGAGATAACGAGATTGGAATATGTGGGATGTCAGACAAAATGTACATCTTCACTTGGCAGGTAAGCAATGACAAAATAACAGTGGCTTTGCACTTGTAAGATTTTGTCGgcacggcaaaaaaaaaaatatgtatatgaaGCTATGCTAATCTTTGACTCACAGAGTCACAGTGCACTTtcagtaaataattaatttgacagAATGAATCATCCAAATCTGGTATTTACAGAACTCTGCACGTCAATGCAAAGCTATAGACATGGCATGGTCTTGGAAGGTTTTATACTAGACCAACAAAGCCACAGTACTACAATATCATGAAGGACTAAATCAAAAGGCTGGATCAAGAATCACACAGAATTCATTCAGTTGGAAATCACACACCTCTTCCTCTATTAAAATTAAACTGTGGAATAAGGAACTTCAACAACTATATTTTTTGGTAGGTGGAAGATACCGCCATATACAACATCATCTGTGTCCTCCCAGGTAACATTTTGGGATGTAGTTGTGTAAAGCAGACATTTACATGCTGTTTTGCGCCTACACCTAATATACTCGTGTTAAGCCCTCAAAATCCGTAGCAGTCCAAGGCAGCCTGATCATTTTGCAGACCTGAATTTCAGAATCCCGTAGGCGATGGAAGCAGGATAAGTATGGTTCATTATTGAACATCGAATGATTTCGAATTTATTGTTTCTAATAGTGTCAGCCTAGAGACACAGACTTCTTGCTGCTCTGTATTAAATGTTGTGTATCCTCAAGCTCTATCTCACTCCCTCTCCATTCTTTCCCACCTTCAAACATCATCTCAATCTGCTCCAGAGTTTTCCCTTTCGTTTCTGGCACGCAGAAATACACAAAGGCCAGAGAGACAGTCGAGATAACCGCAAAGACAAAGAACATTCCTGCCACTGATATAATACGGGCCATGGAAAGAAATGACATGGAAACCAAACCACTGCTCACTCTACCACCTACTTGACCTAGTGCCGATGCTTGAGCTCGTAATCTCAAAGGAAATATCTCTGAAGACAAGACCCAACATATTGGACCCATGCCAATTGAAAAGAAAGCCACATTTCCACAAACTGCGAAAACTGCTAGGTCAATCCCAATTCTTGGAGAAATAAGTCCCATGGCATGCTTTTGCAATGTGAGTGCAATCCCCAAGACAAATAAGCACATAGTCATTCCAATGGTGCTAACATAAAGAAGCGGTTTGCGTCCAACTTTATCAATGAGGAAAATTGCAACCAATATGAACACTGTCTTAGTAAAACCAACAGCCACTGTGGCTGCAAGAAGCTCCTGATCAGACTTGATCCCGGCATCCCTGAAAATAGTTGGGCTGTAATAGACAGTAGCATCAATACCCGTGATCTGCTGGAACATTTGGATACCACAGCCAGCATATAGCATCCGACGAACAGCAGGAGAAGGGTTCAACAGCTCCATCCACACTGCCTTGTCCTCGGATTTCGTCGATTTAAGAAGATTTGCGGCTTCCTCAATCTCAGCAATCCTTTCTTCAACCTCAGCTTCAGACTCACTTATCTGCAGCAATACTGCCCTGGCTTCTGGAACTCTCTTTTCCATCATCAACCACCTGGGTGATTCTGGGATCACAAAAAGTGCAAATCCAATGAAGACAGATGGGAGGATACCAACACCAAGCATAATCCTCCAATTGATATGCTCTGAAAGGCCCGAGAAAGCATAGTTGGAAACATAACCAAGGAGGATCCCTAAATTGATACAGATCTCAGGGAGGGATGTGAGAGTCCCACGGGCAGCTGCAGGGGATATCTCAGCGATATAGACTGCAGATACCATGGCACCAAAGCCAATGCCCACACCAGCAAGGAGCCTCCCGATCATGAGCACGGTGAATGAAGGGGCGAACGTCATTATGGCTGCACCAGCCTGGAAGACAATTGCACCAAGAGCCATTGTCCATTTCCTGCCAATTGCATCAGATGTTCTTCCTCCTGACAGACTTCCCAAGAGTGAAACCACACTCAAGCAACCAACTAGGATTTCTTCCTGAAATTCGGTAATG is part of the Oryza glaberrima chromosome 4, OglaRS2, whole genome shotgun sequence genome and encodes:
- the LOC127770587 gene encoding probable polyol transporter 4 isoform X1, coding for MHSGSPSLHLNGCRARSEAMLQLLATTSTPLSPVKMRPAAAAMATKSEYRRMEAEEEEELDKEEWARRAEAQRRRRRSGGRYVFTCALFASLNAILLGYDVGVMSGAIIYIQKDLHITEFQEEILVGCLSVVSLLGSLSGGRTSDAIGRKWTMALGAIVFQAGAAIMTFAPSFTVLMIGRLLAGVGIGFGAMVSAVYIAEISPAAARGTLTSLPEICINLGILLGYVSNYAFSGLSEHINWRIMLGVGILPSVFIGFALFVIPESPRWLMMEKRVPEARAVLLQISESEAEVEERIAEIEEAANLLKSTKSEDKAVWMELLNPSPAVRRMLYAGCGIQMFQQITGIDATVYYSPTIFRDAGIKSDQELLAATVAVGFTKTVFILVAIFLIDKVGRKPLLYVSTIGMTMCLFVLGIALTLQKHAMGLISPRIGIDLAVFAVCGNVAFFSIGMGPICWVLSSEIFPLRLRAQASALGQVGGRVSSGLVSMSFLSMARIISVAGMFFVFAVISTVSLAFVYFCVPETKGKTLEQIEMMFEGGKEWRGSEIELEDTQHLIQSSKKSVSLG
- the LOC127770587 gene encoding probable polyol transporter 4 isoform X2, with product MAGAEAANGRNKYAVLDPSDEPEGRRRPSAWERRSKERFVLACAIFASLNAILLGYDVGVMSGAIIYIQKDLHITEFQEEILVGCLSVVSLLGSLSGGRTSDAIGRKWTMALGAIVFQAGAAIMTFAPSFTVLMIGRLLAGVGIGFGAMVSAVYIAEISPAAARGTLTSLPEICINLGILLGYVSNYAFSGLSEHINWRIMLGVGILPSVFIGFALFVIPESPRWLMMEKRVPEARAVLLQISESEAEVEERIAEIEEAANLLKSTKSEDKAVWMELLNPSPAVRRMLYAGCGIQMFQQITGIDATVYYSPTIFRDAGIKSDQELLAATVAVGFTKTVFILVAIFLIDKVGRKPLLYVSTIGMTMCLFVLGIALTLQKHAMGLISPRIGIDLAVFAVCGNVAFFSIGMGPICWVLSSEIFPLRLRAQASALGQVGGRVSSGLVSMSFLSMARIISVAGMFFVFAVISTVSLAFVYFCVPETKGKTLEQIEMMFEGGKEWRGSEIELEDTQHLIQSSKKSVSLG